The Sulfolobus islandicus Y.N.15.51 sequence CTATCTTTTCTGTTATAATTATAATTTTTGCAATAATTCTATCATTCCTTCTACTGTTCTAATGTCTTGACTATGACGAAGTTAGTCTTCCCTGCCTCTTGTTTTGGATCCCCTCCTACAATAACAATTTTTTTAAATCTTAAGTCCTTAACCTTTTTCTCCATCAGCTTTGTGGAAACGTCTATTATCTCGTCTATTGATTCCATTTTCTTGCTTATACTTAGAGGTATTACACCATAACATAGCTTAAACTTCTTAGATAGTTTAGGATCGGGAGAGATTCCTATTATGTTACGCTCAGGCCTTAATCTCGATACACGCAATATTGAATTCCCTGATCTACTATACACTACTATTACGTCTGCTTTAGATATTTTACTTGCGTTTACAGCAGCTAAAGCTATTGCATCACTTTCACTATTAAGTGGCCCAATTGGTCCGTGCTTTATACTCTTTTCTACATTACTTATAATATTATGAAGAGTTCTTACGCTTTCAACTGGATAATTACCTATGGCAGTTTCATCGCTTAACATTATAGAGTCTACGCCCTGCATGATTGAGTTAGAAATATCTATAATTTCCGCCCTAGTAGGTATAGGACTGTTTATCATTGAAGTTAGTACTTGAGTTGCTAAAATAACGGGTTTGCCAAATACTCTTGAAATCCTTACTATTCTCCTTTGAATTAAAGGCAAATTTTCTAGCCCAGTCTCAACTCCCAAATCGCCTCGAGCTACCATTATTCCATCTGATTCCTTGACAATATTGGTCAAGTTCTTTAACGCCTCACTCTTCTCTATCTTTGCAATAATCCACGCTTCATCTTTTACAAATTCCTTTACCTTCTTTACATCATCTTCACTGATTACAAAAGAGAGACCTATATAATCTGCTCCCAGATCCAACGCTCTTTTCAAAAGTTTTAAATCGTTATCTGTTATCCCAGATTTTAGACTGACGTTAGGGATATTTATTCCTTTTCTCGATAATAAAATTCCACCCTCTACAACAATTCCCTCTACTTTATCCTTACTTTTCGACGTGACCCTTACACGTATTGTTCCATCTGCAATTAAGATGTATGAGTTTTCTTTTACAGCGGAATAGAATAGCTCATCATCGACTGGAATTCCATCTTTTTGGGAGAAAATTATTTTATCTCCTTTCTTCACCTCTATTGGTTCTTTAAGCTCTCCCAGTCTCAATTTAGGCCCTGGCAAATCTACTAAGATGCTAGACTCTGGTGCGTATGTCCTAATGAGATCAAAATACTTCTTGTGAGATTTTTCATCACCATGAGCAAAATTTATTCTAAAAACATCAACGTATTCAGCAAGCTCCTTTACTTTTTCCTCTGAGGAAGGACCTAAAGTGGCAACTATTTTAGTTTTTCTCATTACATAATCTTACTAGCTATTTCTTTAATGTTTTCACATGCCTCTTTTAATCCATTTTCACATGCCTTCCTTAGGACTTCATTACTTTCTTTGACTGCACCTAGTTTCTTATATGCAATTCCTATCTTCAATAAGAACTCTGGATTAATTTTTTCATTTTTCAAATCATTATATAGTTTATCTAATGCATCCTTTTTATTTGACTTGACTATAATATCTAGTGCCAAATCAACATATTCACTCGCTTTATTCACTAACGCATAACAGTAAACTATTCTCTTTATATTAGCACAAGGGGACATATCAAATATTTTTCCTATGGAATCTAGGGTTTTTACAACTGCATCACAATCTGCTGTATCTATTACATTGCATATAATCCAATTTGATTCTTTAATGTTTTCTGATGTAATTGTCTTAGAGAGAAGTTCAATTCCTTGTTCAACGAAACCATCTAATATCAGTTTTTTAGCTTCAATTAATTTTCTTCTTAGTTCTTGACTCTCGCTCATCAATAATACTCTACGTATTAATAGTTTAAATTATTTCTTAAACCCCATTTCTTTTAAATTACACTAAAATTGGATGGAAATTTTCTTTATCTTTAACATTATTGATCTAGCTGCTTTGTTGATTAGTTCATTTTATTTTATAAAGATGATATAATACAAGGAGAATTTTTTGATAACTAGTATTTATTTCAACATTCTTCTCAAGATCACACCCTAATACCCAGAGCCCTACCGACTACAGAATTAGCCAGGTGGACCATCCACGCGTAAACCCAGAGCTTAGCCTCAACCACTTTAGATGCAAAACTTGTTCTAACAGACTCCCAAAAAGCTAACAGCAGAAAACAAGGACTCAACCTCCATCTAACACCATAACCTCCATCGATCATAACCCAACTTCTTGAACTCCCGCACAGCCTAAAAGGATGACCACGCTTCGTAGAAACCTAGGTGGGACAACAACCCCAACTCCAGTCTTGTAAACCTCGTTAGCATCATAAGCCTCCATAAAACTTCTTTCCCTTATCTCGTAAATCCCTAATCGCAGTTTCAACCTCGTTGCTGGTAACCTCAGCGTTTATCACGTTGAACTGGTCCTTATCCATTATTATCTCGATCTTGAGGAATTTTGAATCCCTAGTCTTACCCCATTTTGCTATAATGTATTGTCCTCCCTTACTTGTGCTTATTCCCGTTGTATCTGCTATTACTTCAAGTTGGTCGTTTGCTTCTGGGAAGGTCACGCTTATGTTCCTTACTCTCTCCCATTGAGAGGTTGGTTGGGATTATTTTCAATCTCTCTAGGGCTCTCAATATTCCTTCTATATATAAGGTAGGAAGGCTAGGAATTCGCTGAACTCCTTTGGAGCTCTATACTTGGTTCTGGCATACCTATTCTCCTCTGCTAGTTAACCAGTGTTCGAAAACGTAGAAGGGGGGAACATTAGCTTGTACCTAGTTATGACGTTCTTGTCGTAGTTGCTCCAGTCTCTTTTGTACTTCCTCTTTCTCATGGGTAATAATCGACATAATAAGTTATAGATTTTTGTATAATTCTAAAGTAGCCCATAAACCATGATCTAGCGTATCCAGTTGTTATTCGTGATAGTATCGTGAAATATAACCAAGATCTTTCACCTTATCTAGGGCTAAATCAACCGCATATCTACCCATAGCTGGTCCATAACTCCATCCTAACCTACACGCTCCAGTGACTAATACTAGATTATTTCTCCTCCCAATTATTGGGAAACCATCTGGTGAACATGGCCTAAAGCCCATGTTTAAATCATTAACGTATTGGATATCAACTAATTCTTTAGCTTTTTTTAGAAATTCTTCAGCTCTTTTGGAGTGAATGGAAAAGTCTGCATCAAATCCTCCAGTTATCTTTATATGATCACTTAACGGTGAGATAGCTAGACCGTAATCCACAATAACTGCTGCGCGATTTAGCTTACTAACGCCTTTAACTCTATACCCATAACCCTTAAACGCAGTTAGTGGAATTTTAAGTATTCTAGACCAAACCCCAGCTGCTACTATTACCAAGTCATACTTTTCCTCACCTACGTATCCCTCTTTAGATACCTTATTAACCTCTTCATTT is a genomic window containing:
- the pyk gene encoding pyruvate kinase encodes the protein MRKTKIVATLGPSSEEKVKELAEYVDVFRINFAHGDEKSHKKYFDLIRTYAPESSILVDLPGPKLRLGELKEPIEVKKGDKIIFSQKDGIPVDDELFYSAVKENSYILIADGTIRVRVTSKSKDKVEGIVVEGGILLSRKGINIPNVSLKSGITDNDLKLLKRALDLGADYIGLSFVISEDDVKKVKEFVKDEAWIIAKIEKSEALKNLTNIVKESDGIMVARGDLGVETGLENLPLIQRRIVRISRVFGKPVILATQVLTSMINSPIPTRAEIIDISNSIMQGVDSIMLSDETAIGNYPVESVRTLHNIISNVEKSIKHGPIGPLNSESDAIALAAVNASKISKADVIVVYSRSGNSILRVSRLRPERNIIGISPDPKLSKKFKLCYGVIPLSISKKMESIDEIIDVSTKLMEKKVKDLRFKKIVIVGGDPKQEAGKTNFVIVKTLEQ
- a CDS encoding DUF1955 domain-containing protein, with translation MSESQELRRKLIEAKKLILDGFVEQGIELLSKTITSENIKESNWIICNVIDTADCDAVVKTLDSIGKIFDMSPCANIKRIVYCYALVNKASEYVDLALDIIVKSNKKDALDKLYNDLKNEKINPEFLLKIGIAYKKLGAVKESNEVLRKACENGLKEACENIKEIASKIM